From a single Triplophysa rosa linkage group LG1, Trosa_1v2, whole genome shotgun sequence genomic region:
- the LOC130544920 gene encoding LOW QUALITY PROTEIN: prostaglandin reductase 1-like (The sequence of the model RefSeq protein was modified relative to this genomic sequence to represent the inferred CDS: substituted 1 base at 1 genomic stop codon) — translation MSFYKSFTKNLCFCQLSEDTGPEGLLGWSGQPQREGLHSDCYRVNVTQIAMVQAKTWVLKWHFEGFPKDGDFELKVVELPELRNGEVLLEAVFLSVDPYMRPFSRVRMQDGDVMIGTQVAKVIQSNNPAFPVGCHVVGRCGWRTHTVSDGSDITRVLADWPQDVSLSHALGAIGMPGLTALYGLEEVCAIKPGETLLVNAAAGAVGSVAGQIAKLKGCRVVGSAGADDKVAYLKELGFDQAFNXKTVSSLEEALKNASPEGYDCYFENVGGHFSSVAIQQMKTFGRIAVCGGISLYNDTTPQTGPYPHLTMIFKQLKMEGFLVGRWEHKNEESLKRMLTWMQEGKLKCREHVTVGFENMPAAFMGMLRGENIGKAIIKV, via the exons ATGTCTTTCTACAAATCATTtaccaaaaat CTCTGCTTCTGTCAGCTCTCTGAAGATACTGGACCCGAAGGGCTGCTAGGATGGTCTGGCCAGCCGCAGAGAGAGGGGCTGCATTCAGACTGCTACAGAG TTAACGTTACGCAGATAGCTATGGTTCAAGCCAAAACTTGGGTCCTAAAATGGCACTTCGAGGGATTTCCTAAAGATGGCGACTTCGAGCTGAAAGTAGTAGAGCTTCCTGAGCTTAGAAATGGAG AGGTTCTTCTGGAGGCCGTGTTCCTCAGTGTGGACCCTTATATGCG ACCATTTAGTCGTGTTCGGATGCAGGATGGAGATGTGATGATTGGAACTCAAGTGGCCAA GGTAATTCAGAGTAATAATCCTGCGTTTCCAGTGGGCTGTCATGTGGTTGGTCGATGTGGCTGGAGAACACATACTGTGTCAGATGGGAGTGATATAACACGAGTTTTGGCTGACTGGCCTCAGGATGTCTCCCTCTCACATGCTCTTGGAGCCATTGGGATGCCAGG GCTGACTGCACTCTATGGTTTGGAAGAGGTCTGTGCCATCAAACCAGGAGAAACGTTACTGGTGAATGCAGCCGCAGGAGCAGTGGGCTCTGTAGCGGGTCAGATAGCCAAACTTAAAGGCTGCAGGGTTGTGGGCTCAGCTGGTGCTGATGACAAGGTGGCATACCTGAAAGAGCTGGGCTTTGACCAGGCTTTTAACTAAAAGACCGTCTCCTCGCTGGAGGAGGCACTGAAGAACGCTTCACCTGAAGGATATGACTGCTACTTTGAGAAT GTTGGTGGTCACTTTTCCAGTGTTGCTATTCAACAGATGAAGACTTTTGGCCGTATTGCTGTGTGTGGAGGAATATCCCTGTACAATGACACCACCCCTCAGACAG GACCTTATCCACACCTAACCATGATTTTTAAGCAGCTGAAAATGGAAGGTTTCTTGGTGGGTAGGTGGGAGCATAAAAATGAAGAGTCATTGAAGCGAATGTTGACCTGGATGCAGGAG GGAAAGCTGAAGTGCAGAGAGCATGTTACTGTTGGGTTTGAAAATATGCCTGCTGCATTCATGGGGATGCTGCGAGGGGAAAACATAGGGAAGGCCATTATTAAAGTCTAA
- the haus3 gene encoding HAUS augmin-like complex subunit 3, with the protein MLDGAQFVEVLSRLGYPQAAKLKGSEFDWLFDSAPDNLHLLRVACNRLNRSNVLTPEELQAYKALQESGKPFLDEATLADLLKTCSSLDGGVGSQGCSALGGGEDVSVEDLETELQALYKEKQLKQRRLNKLQMLATCRGANSSASQALLQDGGSMIKDANSALAAENACTNSAIESLSKEATKLAGFFHTDIRSSSKDISAPLSVPQPVLLFQLSLEPFLHQQEQFTKVLAAYTQRQFFQGISDIMETSKHCQLTNLSCCSESEEEEAAVLVEVRKKEMAQLQWAYIVAQYQLVKERAEEYGDKAAKEWLTQKLVNITEPLCYSQVSRLEADLRSEVLSIQSEIQSLLSDPVRLALRDCARLLNIPVVRGDLALQVARQNYYTSRQTEVRDQLLRQKASFELVHLAQDTELLRGRRVMEQLEEIAKRLEHAAETPAQRENTLTQPHLTQAPYLGANAKQQVIISKDTAFSRLLQILELGKASLEQEDPFQTYGRLEAAAFNLQEELATVQEALDGARREQAYTGARLERDRDMLDQMAYSDIVQPLLRPQVCARTTSALELCPHAQEMTIVLDELEGKQKTLYTLLQNIVGDLKAKRARLERSASLRRERELYVCFHLDPRLLSKAVKDMEAQAAVM; encoded by the exons ATGCTGGATGGGGCACAGTTTGTTGAGGTGCTGTCACGGTTGGGTTACCCACAGGCTGCCAAATTAAAAGGATCTGAGTTTGACTGGTTATTTGATTCAGCACCAGATAACCTGCATCTTTTACGTGTCGCCTGTAACCGCCTAAACCGCAGCAACGTTTTAACTCCAGAAGAGCTGCAGGCATACAAGGCCCTCCAAGAATCCGGGAAGCCCTTCTTGGATGAGGCAACTTTAGCTGACCTTCTTAAGACCTGTTCGTCTCTGGATGGAGGTGTAGGATCACAGGGCTGTTCTGCACTGGGTGGCGGGGAAGATGTTTCAGTTGAGGATCTTGAGACAGAACTTCAAGCTCTCTACAAGGAGAAGCAACTAAAACAACGCAGACTCAACAAGCTGCAGATGCTGGCTACCTGCCGGGGTGCAAACTCCTCTGCATCCCAAGCACTGCTGCAGGATGGAGGGAGTATGATAAAGGATGCTAACTCTGCCTTAGCCGCTGAAAACGCATGCACAAACTCGGCCATAGAGAGTCTGTCAAAGGAGGCCACCAAGCTCGCTGGCTTTTTTCACACCGACATTCGTTCCTCTAGTAAAGATATATCCGCTCCACTATCGGTTCCTCAACCAGTGCTCCTCTTTCAGTTGTCTCTAGAGCCCTTCCTCCATCAgcaggaacagttcaccaaagtGTTAGCTGCCTACACTCAGCGACAGTTTTTTCAGGGAATCTCAGACATAATGGAGACGTCAAAACACTGCCAGCTGACCAATCTGAGCTGCTGCAGTGAGAGTGAAGAAGAAGAGGCTGCTGTACTAGTAGAGGTCAGGAAAAAGGAGATGGCACAATTGCAGTGGGCATACATAGTGGCACAGTACCAGCTGGTTAAAGAGAGGGCAGAGGAGTATGGAGACAAGGCAGCAAAGGAGTGGCTCACGCAGAAACTGGTGAACATCACAGAG CCTCTCTGCTACTCACAAGTGAGCAGGCTTGAGGCTGATCTTCGCTCAGAGGTTCTCTCAATTCAGTCTGAAATTCAGTCTCTACTGTCAGACCCAGTCCGCTTGGCATTGCGAGATTGTGCCCGCCTCCTTAATATCCCCGTGGTGCGAGGTGACCTCGCTCTTCAGGTAGCCAGGCAAAACTACTACACCTCCAGACAGACTGAAGTTCGTGATCAGCTACTCCGTCAGAAGGCCTCCTTCGAACTTGTACACCTTGCCCAAGATACGGAGCTTCTAAGGGGAAGGAGAGTAATGGAGCAGCTTGAGGAAATAGCAAAGAGGCTGGAACATGCGGCAGAAACTCCTGCTCAAAGAGAGAACACTCTGACACAACCTCACCTGACTCAGGCCCCCTATCTTGGTGCTAATGCCAAACAACAGGTCATTATCTCCAAGGACACAGCCTTTAGCAG GTTGCTTCAGATTCTTGAGTTGGGTAAGGCCTCCCTGGAGCAAGAGGATCCATTCCAAACTTATGGTAGGCTGGAAGCAGCAGCCTTCAATCTACAGGAGGAGCTGGCCACCGTACAGGAGGCCTTGGATGGTGCCAGACGAGAACAGGCCTACACTGGTGCACGTCTGGAACGTGACCGTGATATGCTTGACCAAATGGCATACTCTGACATTGTGCAGCCTCTTTTGAGGCCGCAGGTATGTGCTAGAACCACATCTGCACTGGAACTCTGCCCTCATGCACAG GAGATGACAATAGTTCTAGATGAGTTGGAGGGTAAGCAGAAGACTCTTTACACGCTTCTTCAGAACATAGTTGGAGACTTGAAGGCCAAACGAGCTAGGCTGGAACGCAGTGCCTCcttgaggagagagagggaactGTATGTCTGTTTCCATCTGGACCCTAGGCTGCTCAGCAAAGCAGTCAAAGATATGGAAGCTCAAGCAGCGGTTATGTAG